In Deltaproteobacteria bacterium, a single window of DNA contains:
- a CDS encoding SDR family oxidoreductase has translation MARKRALVTGAAVRLGRAFAEHLAARGYDLVLHTNTRRAQADALAKTLRKKGLRIDVVQADIARPVDVAAMFDAFPGRLDLVVNSAAMFEKAPFLELSDTQLAHMVLTNLLGPMLVCRHAAERMTRGGQIVNMLDIGALQPWRGFAHYCSAKAGLAMLTRVLALELAPKIRVNGIAPGTVLIPESYTKAQRRALAGSIPLGRVGQVEDVLRALDYLVDAEFITGTFQVVDGGRSQGEGGGSEVA, from the coding sequence ATGGCGCGAAAGAGGGCGCTCGTCACTGGCGCAGCCGTGCGGCTTGGGCGCGCGTTCGCCGAGCACCTGGCCGCTCGCGGCTACGACCTGGTGCTGCACACCAACACCCGCCGTGCCCAGGCCGACGCGCTCGCCAAGACCCTTCGCAAGAAAGGCCTGCGCATCGACGTGGTCCAAGCGGACATCGCGCGGCCCGTCGATGTCGCGGCCATGTTCGACGCCTTCCCGGGCCGGCTGGATCTCGTGGTGAACAGCGCGGCCATGTTCGAGAAGGCGCCCTTCCTCGAGCTCTCCGACACCCAGCTCGCGCACATGGTGCTGACGAACCTGCTCGGGCCGATGCTCGTGTGTCGCCACGCCGCCGAGCGCATGACCCGCGGCGGGCAGATCGTGAACATGCTCGACATCGGCGCGCTGCAGCCCTGGCGCGGCTTCGCGCACTACTGCTCGGCGAAGGCGGGCCTGGCGATGCTCACCCGGGTGCTCGCGCTGGAGCTCGCGCCGAAGATCCGCGTGAACGGCATCGCCCCGGGCACCGTGCTCATCCCCGAGAGCTACACGAAAGCCCAGCGGCGCGCGCTCGCGGGCTCGATCCCGCTCGGCCGCGTGGGCCAGGTGGAGGACGTCTTGCGCGCGCTCGACTACCTGGTCGACGCGGAGTTCATCACCGGCACATTCCAGGTGGTCGACGGCGGACGGAGCCAGGGCGAGGGCGGCGGCTCGGAGGTCGCGTAA